One window of Aerococcus tenax genomic DNA carries:
- a CDS encoding CD1107 family mobile element protein, with the protein MNKSIKRGVAIALLLFTFTVPATTFAMTNEGQIESQNESIYEPQKEEFEKMLKDDVFTPSKEEIPYQDVPRIPGNTSEANKPSNNPPKKTPLVKGGNTKAVNNLATQENKARGSVIENVDRNGKDITPSGDTEKDKENPVDVRQFLTFQTKSGKTMHLIVDHSSNQDNVRLLTEVGEKDLLNMIESEDKNTIKVEEPKKEEVKKEEPKTVPVKEEKKSGIGSFLIIALVIGGVIGAGYYFKVVKAKEDKMLEDFEEDDKDYISESEDESDNEESNEESLDEDDEDELL; encoded by the coding sequence ATGAATAAGAGTATTAAACGAGGAGTAGCCATAGCGTTACTCCTTTTTACATTTACAGTACCAGCAACTACATTTGCAATGACAAATGAAGGGCAAATAGAAAGTCAAAACGAATCAATCTATGAACCACAAAAAGAAGAATTTGAAAAAATGTTGAAAGATGATGTTTTTACACCGTCAAAAGAAGAAATTCCTTATCAAGATGTTCCAAGAATACCAGGAAATACAAGTGAAGCAAATAAGCCTTCAAATAATCCTCCAAAGAAAACCCCACTTGTAAAAGGTGGTAATACAAAGGCAGTAAATAATCTTGCGACACAAGAAAATAAGGCAAGAGGTTCAGTAATTGAAAATGTAGATAGGAATGGAAAAGATATAACACCAAGTGGAGATACAGAAAAAGATAAAGAAAATCCAGTAGATGTGAGACAATTTTTAACATTTCAAACTAAAAGTGGAAAAACTATGCACCTAATAGTGGATCACTCATCAAATCAAGATAATGTAAGGCTATTGACAGAAGTAGGAGAGAAAGACCTACTTAATATGATTGAATCAGAAGACAAAAATACTATAAAGGTTGAAGAGCCTAAGAAAGAAGAAGTAAAAAAAGAAGAACCTAAGACTGTTCCAGTAAAAGAAGAAAAGAAAAGTGGAATAGGTTCATTTCTAATTATTGCACTTGTAATTGGAGGAGTTATAGGAGCAGGATACTATTTTAAGGTAGTCAAAGCTAAGGAAGATAAAATGTTGGAAGACTTTGAAGAAGATGATAAGGATTATATTAGTGAGTCAGAAGATGAATCTGACAATGAAGAAAGTAATGAAGAATCTTTAGATGAAGACGATGAAGATGAACTATTATAA
- a CDS encoding ATP-binding protein — translation MITVYAKNGLMKTSFAKTFKKIQDGKADEIRDEIFDIKAEVNVSIDGQDIRKEQVFVIKSFENYYESSSVADLLVDEKTKKSITTLLKQKNNFLKKLVQYSGLKIEKTQQGRKIYELEPTVVSDMNLSEKSFLLSLKELCEAENKTYLPNVKYSTIFDDSVIKKIKDSSFQNKIKEFCEAAETIYSSYTFFEKGQFTFPKLKNVAKNLDSDNFFVRDNKLNLNNSIVIGNNDELQEKIYEIEGKIKDIPEFQQIEKLLSDTKGILLRDTIENNPELIEFLKIENLDNLKKELWTSYIKKEKKSFDDLLEIYKELEENIKNLNIDNTLWNRSLEIFEDRFTVPYKMKISNLKGAIIGENLPRVEFIFEKGENQASLDRSNLEKLDVLSQGEKRSLYLLNIIFDIEKIKKESNEVLFIVDDIADSFDYKNKYAIVEYLYEMATIDNFRMIILSHNFDFYRTISSRLNVPRTSRFIVENKQDLNLIEEKYQKQPFITWKTKPDKYSLFALIPFVRNLIEYSFDKSVNDSSYYDSDYELLTNLLHKKENSGTINFKTLGKVYKEYIGRFDIPSEFKEDDLVIEKLYETTENLTSNLNLLEHKVLLSMACRLKAEEIMLDKINNYNGMLNWKVKNNLKTGDKAEFLNHVDKTNNMTRVLFDAYKQIANEEQINIVNEVNIMTPENIHINSFMYEPIMDMDINELLNLYGKLKELI, via the coding sequence GTGATTACAGTATATGCAAAAAATGGATTGATGAAAACTTCTTTTGCAAAAACTTTTAAGAAAATTCAAGATGGTAAAGCTGACGAAATACGTGATGAAATATTCGATATAAAAGCAGAAGTTAATGTGAGCATAGATGGACAAGATATAAGAAAAGAGCAAGTGTTTGTAATAAAAAGCTTTGAGAATTATTATGAATCTAGTAGTGTAGCAGATTTATTAGTAGACGAAAAAACAAAAAAATCTATCACAACTTTATTAAAGCAAAAAAATAATTTTTTAAAAAAGTTAGTGCAATATTCAGGATTAAAAATTGAAAAAACACAACAAGGAAGAAAAATTTATGAATTAGAGCCTACAGTAGTTTCTGACATGAATTTAAGTGAAAAAAGTTTTTTATTAAGCTTGAAAGAATTATGTGAAGCTGAAAATAAAACGTATTTACCTAATGTTAAATACTCTACAATTTTTGATGATAGTGTAATTAAAAAAATAAAAGACAGTAGTTTTCAAAATAAAATAAAAGAGTTTTGTGAAGCTGCTGAAACTATATACAGTAGTTATACTTTTTTTGAAAAAGGTCAATTCACATTTCCAAAATTGAAGAATGTTGCAAAAAATTTAGATTCAGATAATTTTTTTGTAAGAGATAATAAACTTAATTTAAATAATAGCATAGTAATTGGTAATAATGATGAACTACAAGAGAAAATATATGAAATAGAGGGGAAAATTAAAGATATTCCAGAATTTCAACAGATAGAAAAGTTACTAAGTGATACAAAAGGCATATTATTAAGAGATACAATAGAAAACAATCCTGAACTAATAGAGTTTTTGAAAATAGAAAATTTAGATAATTTAAAAAAAGAATTATGGACTTCATATATAAAGAAAGAAAAGAAATCTTTTGATGATTTATTAGAGATATATAAAGAATTAGAGGAGAATATTAAAAATCTCAATATAGACAATACATTGTGGAATCGTTCTTTAGAAATATTTGAAGATAGGTTCACTGTTCCATATAAGATGAAAATATCAAATTTAAAGGGAGCGATAATAGGAGAAAACCTACCACGTGTGGAGTTTATATTTGAAAAGGGTGAAAATCAAGCAAGTTTAGATAGATCAAATTTAGAAAAATTAGACGTGTTAAGTCAAGGAGAGAAAAGATCTTTATATTTGTTAAATATAATATTTGACATAGAAAAAATAAAAAAAGAAAGCAATGAAGTCCTATTTATAGTAGACGATATAGCAGATTCTTTTGATTATAAAAATAAGTATGCTATTGTAGAATATTTGTATGAAATGGCAACAATTGATAATTTTAGAATGATAATTTTATCTCATAATTTTGATTTTTATAGAACAATTTCTTCTAGACTAAATGTACCTCGTACATCTAGATTTATCGTTGAAAACAAACAAGATTTAAATTTGATAGAAGAGAAATATCAAAAACAACCTTTTATAACATGGAAAACTAAACCAGATAAATATTCCTTATTTGCACTTATACCATTTGTTAGGAATCTAATTGAATATAGTTTTGATAAATCTGTTAATGATTCAAGTTATTATGATAGCGATTATGAGCTATTAACTAATTTACTACACAAAAAAGAAAATTCAGGAACTATTAATTTTAAAACTTTAGGGAAAGTATATAAAGAATATATAGGGAGATTTGATATACCAAGTGAGTTTAAAGAGGATGATCTGGTTATAGAAAAGCTTTATGAAACTACTGAAAACTTAACTAGTAACTTAAATTTGCTCGAGCATAAAGTTTTATTATCAATGGCTTGTAGACTTAAAGCTGAGGAAATAATGTTAGATAAAATTAATAATTATAATGGTATGCTAAATTGGAAAGTGAAAAATAATTTGAAAACAGGAGATAAAGCGGAATTTCTGAATCATGTAGATAAAACTAATAATATGACCAGGGTATTATTTGATGCATATAAGCAGATTGCGAATGAAGAACAAATTAATATAGTTAATGAAGTTAATATAATGACTCCAGAAAATATTCATATAAACTCTTTTATGTATGAGCCTATAATGGATATGGATATTAACGAATTATTGAACTTATATGGAAAACTTAAAGAATTAATATAG
- a CDS encoding DNA cytosine methyltransferase — protein MNKVKILELFGGIGAIRKAFINLKISYEVVDYVEIDKACVKSYNALYGEAYKPKSVVGYKAPNEKIDLIMHGSPCQDFSRIGKKQGGVKNSGTRSSLLFETIRIIKEMKDKPKWIIWENVKGVLDRNMRDSLFIYLKELEDLGYESKYEILNAMDFGIPQKRERIFVVSCLGANNFSFNKLERKETRPLSEFLEKDVSELYTMTQPYMLKFLNKSIDNSFRGRLKVIKDFSYTISTKQMRVPNSGIIDIGNGRYRYLTERECLRLMGFDDSDIDKLEEVHSRRKNCTSSKLYKQAGNSIVVDVLMCIISSIMHVSANLLL, from the coding sequence ATGAATAAGGTAAAAATATTGGAGCTTTTCGGTGGCATAGGTGCTATTAGAAAGGCTTTTATTAATTTAAAGATATCTTATGAAGTAGTTGATTATGTAGAAATAGATAAGGCTTGTGTTAAATCATACAACGCACTTTATGGAGAGGCTTATAAGCCAAAATCAGTAGTAGGATATAAAGCTCCTAATGAGAAGATAGACTTAATTATGCATGGAAGTCCTTGCCAAGACTTTTCAAGAATAGGGAAAAAGCAAGGAGGAGTAAAGAATTCAGGAACTAGATCAAGCTTACTATTTGAAACAATTAGAATAATCAAAGAAATGAAAGATAAACCTAAATGGATAATTTGGGAAAATGTAAAAGGAGTCCTTGATAGAAATATGAGGGACTCCTTGTTTATTTATCTAAAGGAGTTAGAAGACCTTGGATATGAAAGTAAGTATGAAATTTTAAATGCAATGGACTTTGGGATACCTCAAAAAAGGGAGAGGATATTTGTTGTTTCATGTCTAGGAGCAAATAACTTTTCTTTTAATAAATTGGAGAGGAAAGAAACTAGACCACTAAGTGAATTTTTAGAAAAGGATGTAAGTGAACTTTATACAATGACCCAACCCTATATGCTGAAATTTTTAAATAAAAGCATAGATAACAGTTTTAGAGGGCGACTCAAAGTGATTAAAGATTTTTCTTATACTATTTCTACAAAACAAATGAGAGTACCTAATTCTGGAATAATAGATATTGGAAATGGTAGGTATAGGTATTTAACAGAAAGAGAATGCCTAAGACTCATGGGTTTTGATGATAGTGATATAGACAAATTAGAGGAAGTGCATTCAAGAAGAAAAAATTGCACTTCAAGCAAACTATATAAGCAGGCCGGCAATTCTATTGTGGTTGATGTTTTAATGTGCATTATTAGTTCAATAATGCATGTTAGTGCAAACTTATTATTGTGA
- a CDS encoding DNA topoisomerase 3, whose protein sequence is MKLVIAEKPSVAVTIAKVIGARTRKNGYYEGNGYIVSWCVGHLIQMASPERHDEKWKKWTIENLPIIPEEYIYEVSKSTKKQYGVLKKLLNDKNIDTVINACDAGREGELIFRLVYNQAKCKKKIQRLWISSMENKAIEDGFRNLKDGEKFEDLYGSASARATSDWLVGMNLSRLYSCIYKETYSVGRVQTPTLYLIAKRDSEINLFKKQKYYTVDLSYKGLKLVSDRIDKIEVAEQLLNLIEDEIVITEVEDKEISTKPDKPYDLTTLQREANKYFGYSANDTLNMAQGLYEKKLITYPRTDSRYLTDDMVTTMKELLEGLEEGFKINESNFKSIFNSSKVTDHYAIIPTISGIGKVKDLSDKESKVYNLIKDKLLASCSDNLKESSRKIRYEYDKFNFNASGKTIIDEGYTKYLKAYGKEKQENELPDVKTGDKIKLTSKNISEKFTKAPSHYNEDTLLKAMENAGIESLDKDIEVERKGLGTPATRAGIIENLIHKDLIRRDKKNLLVTEKGNRLVSIVEDKFKSAKTTSEWEMKLAKISSGEVDKEDFLREIEDSIRELVDRYKNNLNE, encoded by the coding sequence ATGAAATTAGTAATAGCAGAAAAGCCAAGCGTAGCAGTTACAATTGCAAAAGTAATTGGAGCAAGAACAAGAAAAAACGGATATTATGAGGGGAATGGATACATTGTTTCTTGGTGTGTCGGTCATTTAATTCAAATGGCAAGTCCAGAAAGACACGACGAAAAATGGAAGAAATGGACAATAGAAAATCTTCCTATAATTCCAGAAGAATATATTTATGAAGTATCTAAAAGCACTAAAAAACAATATGGAGTTTTAAAGAAACTTTTAAACGATAAGAATATCGACACAGTTATAAATGCTTGTGATGCTGGAAGAGAGGGAGAACTTATTTTTAGGCTTGTATATAATCAAGCTAAATGTAAGAAGAAAATTCAAAGACTTTGGATATCTTCAATGGAAAACAAAGCTATTGAAGATGGTTTTAGAAATCTTAAAGACGGAGAAAAATTTGAAGACTTATATGGATCGGCAAGTGCAAGAGCTACCTCTGATTGGCTGGTAGGAATGAATTTAAGTAGGCTTTATTCTTGCATTTACAAGGAAACATATTCAGTTGGTAGAGTACAAACACCAACTCTATATTTAATAGCTAAAAGGGATAGTGAAATAAATCTATTTAAGAAGCAAAAATATTATACAGTTGACCTATCTTATAAAGGATTGAAACTTGTATCAGATAGGATTGATAAAATCGAAGTGGCAGAGCAACTTTTAAACTTGATAGAAGATGAAATAGTTATTACAGAGGTAGAGGATAAAGAAATAAGCACAAAACCAGATAAGCCTTATGATCTCACTACCTTACAGAGAGAAGCAAATAAATATTTTGGATATTCAGCAAATGACACTTTAAATATGGCACAAGGTCTGTATGAAAAAAAGCTAATCACATACCCAAGAACAGATAGCAGGTATTTAACCGATGATATGGTTACTACTATGAAAGAATTATTAGAAGGACTTGAAGAAGGTTTTAAAATCAACGAATCAAACTTTAAGTCTATTTTTAATTCATCTAAGGTTACAGACCACTATGCGATTATTCCTACTATATCAGGTATTGGAAAAGTTAAAGATTTATCTGATAAAGAAAGCAAAGTCTATAATCTAATTAAGGATAAACTACTTGCTTCATGTTCGGATAACTTAAAGGAATCTAGTAGAAAAATCAGATATGAATATGATAAATTTAACTTCAATGCAAGTGGAAAGACTATAATCGATGAAGGTTATACCAAGTATCTAAAGGCTTATGGAAAAGAAAAGCAAGAAAATGAATTACCAGATGTAAAGACTGGAGATAAAATTAAGCTAACTTCTAAAAATATATCGGAGAAATTTACAAAAGCTCCAAGTCATTATAATGAAGATACACTTTTAAAGGCTATGGAGAATGCAGGGATTGAATCACTGGATAAAGATATAGAAGTGGAGAGAAAAGGCTTAGGAACACCAGCTACAAGAGCAGGAATTATTGAAAATCTTATCCATAAGGACCTTATAAGAAGAGATAAGAAAAATCTACTTGTAACAGAAAAAGGCAATAGACTTGTATCAATTGTAGAGGATAAGTTTAAGTCAGCTAAAACAACATCTGAATGGGAAATGAAACTTGCAAAGATTAGCTCTGGTGAAGTAGATAAAGAAGACTTTTTAAGAGAAATAGAAGATAGTATAAGGGAGCTTGTAGATAGGTACAAGAATAATCTAAATGAATAA
- a CDS encoding leucine-rich repeat protein has translation MKKFNTNRLRAFFMALLLVLTSTVHTSAFAKSDVTWTEDDFMYSSEGNIIAFSDKGLEKKEKTNILVFPEETKSINGNYSLSHSNDELRYKREFGRGKHWDKVIIPDSVKHLGYAAFYEASIDEVKLSNSLTYLGGLAFFNCGLREVTLPNTLVNIEHNAFERNNLQEITIPKSVKTIEQYAFSRNKLHTVKVLGNPNINSKGVFHNQEVEYRPKQNPFYENHFGFNGNQGFKSIPNGLRFENGEFVFDKNVDSVELEFDYNNDLYQGKMTIYNPNKYSIDTQTDLTGQDIDEKDNKIDDLTKNIKDLENQIKDLNDKKQEDQTKIDELKEKLESCKDNGEKLKQEKAKLEEEIRDKDNKIAQLNKEIEELKNSNNDELIAEITQLKDELKRLQDENAKLKEDYSSTKWELEAEKEKTDKNENKIKEMQEKLESLEGELAKKTKEIEDKDNRIKDLEKALDEKDAKIRDLESKKKETENSKSECCKKIEELQKAIDSLKVSSENTKKELEDKIKVLEEKQKASEEEIKKLKEELDKKIEEAKKLIEEANKKAKEELEKQAKDEKDKNLNQDLSKKLDELLKLQKENKEKKEDKKSQDKKWDELLKADDKNILNQFDLNKMKKQEEQQYKKQVKDEKEFAVFQVDKNFYNIINKDGKTTVYMDVKTYVDQGRTMIPVRYIAYTLGFNVEYDNSTREAIFSNKENNILAKKTLRLNIDTGVMKDSDGKVYNSDVKPVIINGRIHASISNIAKAFGASNGDIKDGKNQTIEWDNARKAVYVFKNVK, from the coding sequence ATGAAGAAATTTAATACGAACAGACTAAGAGCCTTTTTTATGGCTCTTTTATTAGTTTTAACATCAACTGTGCATACAAGTGCATTTGCAAAGTCTGATGTTACTTGGACGGAAGATGATTTTATGTATTCCTCTGAGGGAAATATAATCGCTTTTAGTGATAAGGGCTTAGAAAAGAAAGAAAAGACAAATATTCTAGTATTTCCTGAAGAAACGAAGTCTATAAATGGAAATTATTCTTTAAGTCATTCAAACGATGAACTTAGATATAAAAGAGAATTTGGGCGTGGCAAACATTGGGATAAAGTAATTATTCCTGATTCTGTTAAGCATTTAGGTTATGCTGCCTTTTACGAAGCAAGTATAGATGAAGTAAAACTATCAAATAGTCTAACTTATCTTGGTGGTTTAGCATTTTTCAATTGTGGACTTAGAGAAGTAACTTTACCTAATACTTTGGTAAATATTGAACATAATGCTTTTGAAAGAAATAACCTTCAAGAAATAACTATACCGAAGTCTGTGAAGACAATTGAACAGTATGCTTTTTCAAGAAATAAACTACACACTGTAAAAGTTTTAGGCAATCCAAACATTAACAGTAAGGGAGTATTCCATAATCAAGAAGTTGAGTATAGACCAAAACAAAATCCATTTTACGAAAATCATTTTGGTTTCAACGGAAATCAAGGATTCAAATCTATTCCTAATGGATTAAGGTTTGAAAATGGAGAGTTTGTCTTTGATAAGAACGTAGATAGTGTAGAACTTGAATTTGATTATAACAATGATTTGTATCAAGGAAAGATGACTATATACAATCCAAATAAATATTCCATTGATACTCAAACAGATTTAACAGGGCAAGATATTGATGAAAAGGACAATAAGATTGATGATTTAACTAAAAATATTAAGGACTTGGAAAATCAGATCAAAGACTTAAATGATAAGAAACAAGAAGACCAAACAAAGATAGATGAATTAAAGGAAAAGTTAGAATCTTGCAAAGATAATGGAGAGAAACTAAAACAAGAAAAAGCTAAGCTAGAAGAAGAAATTAGAGATAAAGATAATAAGATTGCTCAATTGAATAAAGAAATTGAGGAACTTAAAAATTCTAACAATGATGAACTAATAGCAGAAATTACTCAGCTTAAAGATGAATTAAAAAGATTACAAGATGAAAATGCAAAACTAAAAGAAGATTATTCATCTACAAAATGGGAGTTAGAAGCTGAGAAAGAAAAGACAGATAAAAACGAAAATAAAATCAAAGAAATGCAAGAAAAGCTTGAGTCTTTAGAAGGGGAACTTGCAAAGAAGACTAAAGAAATTGAAGATAAAGATAATAGAATTAAGGACTTAGAAAAAGCTCTTGATGAAAAAGATGCTAAGATAAGAGACTTAGAGTCTAAAAAGAAAGAGACAGAAAATTCTAAGTCAGAATGCTGTAAGAAAATTGAAGAGCTTCAAAAGGCTATTGATAGTTTAAAAGTATCTTCTGAAAATACAAAAAAAGAATTAGAAGATAAGATTAAAGTACTAGAAGAAAAACAAAAAGCTTCTGAAGAAGAAATTAAAAAGCTAAAAGAAGAATTAGATAAGAAAATCGAAGAAGCAAAGAAGTTAATCGAGGAAGCAAATAAAAAAGCAAAAGAAGAACTTGAGAAACAAGCTAAAGATGAAAAAGATAAAAATCTAAACCAAGACCTATCTAAAAAATTAGATGAACTTCTAAAACTCCAAAAAGAAAACAAAGAAAAGAAAGAAGATAAGAAATCTCAAGATAAGAAGTGGGATGAACTTTTGAAAGCTGATGACAAGAACATCCTAAATCAATTTGATCTTAACAAGATGAAAAAGCAAGAGGAACAACAATACAAAAAACAAGTTAAAGATGAAAAAGAATTTGCAGTTTTCCAAGTTGACAAAAACTTTTATAACATTATCAACAAAGATGGTAAGACAACAGTCTATATGGATGTAAAAACTTATGTGGATCAAGGAAGAACTATGATTCCAGTAAGATATATCGCTTATACTCTAGGTTTTAATGTTGAGTATGACAACTCTACTCGTGAAGCTATTTTCTCCAATAAAGAGAATAATATCCTAGCTAAAAAGACATTAAGACTAAATATTGATACTGGTGTTATGAAAGATTCAGATGGTAAAGTCTACAATTCAGATGTTAAGCCAGTTATTATAAATGGAAGAATCCATGCTTCAATTTCAAACATTGCTAAAGCTTTTGGAGCAAGTAATGGAGATATTAAAGATGGTAAAAACCAAACAATAGAATGGGACAATGCTAGAAAAGCAGTCTATGTATTTAAAAATGTAAAATAA
- a CDS encoding CD1108 family mobile element protein, which translates to MDKKLKKDFQKKIIRNRDAPEKNMDSKLVHSDDYTNKIIKNKDRFGDKISEKESKLIHENVLAKDQKQDKLKDFQKAKNKERIRKEVLDNKDKVEETKQTNLEIRTDESIKLDEDLDVDFKKVNFDSENSRNINSNKLTTDDISANAQPISNKKASSKRKVLKNYEDKLIHSKDKFQDKINEKESKRIQTSEDKPIEAEKSKRIYRKDKLVKDEVSKNDSNANIDKKRKQKLYQEKKFRDKEKISKEKDKENKLNEVDTDKTFDNPEFKDNNQEFIKDEKETSLKPSEQKKVNKKKTYYKRKNYESDKFTRKKIDDLKNESKKVTPKDSKKAQDVKDFISDKKIGELEKSKSKLKDNILKNKTKGSLSSGVLLSGAKSSELVRDYLSSGSDNTGVESGEKAANVSSKLQHGIRKYKLDKKKKSLKKLSTLDKKIRNRKSKLEFKSGLEDLKKSDSYIKKNRFKKFYQRKQMKSMIAKKHETRLVDRVKKAILSLGKASKELIVRKSKMVLFLVIGLGLMLSIMIGGGSVGMSGLSNSVNSVMTTTYLSQDTVLSEVNQEFSSMVYDLQSQIESVKTSHPGYDEYIINKDGEIGHNTHELLSYITSRCGEVKSASEVKGILKELFDKMYKLDFKEEIEIRTRTVERTRYDSRGNPYTSYEKEEYEYKKLIVTLKKREMDEVVREIFKDYPDNVVHYEALLEAKGNMGDVFGSGNGDLGEIVDNPNFGNPGLAFDSATAKALFNEAEKHIGKRYVFGASGPSNFDCSGFVCWSFTKSGVKRMPRTTAWRIYKDYCNPVSPSEAQPGDIIFFHSTYNSGTPISHVGIYAGNGMMIHAGDPIQYTSINSKYWKSHFYGFGRPR; encoded by the coding sequence ATGGATAAAAAATTAAAAAAAGATTTTCAAAAGAAAATTATACGAAATAGGGACGCTCCTGAAAAGAATATGGATAGTAAACTTGTTCATTCAGATGATTATACCAATAAGATTATTAAGAATAAGGATAGGTTCGGAGATAAAATTTCAGAAAAAGAATCTAAACTTATTCATGAGAATGTATTAGCTAAAGATCAAAAACAAGATAAACTAAAAGATTTTCAGAAGGCTAAAAACAAGGAAAGAATCAGAAAAGAAGTTTTAGATAATAAGGATAAGGTTGAAGAAACAAAACAAACTAATCTTGAAATAAGGACAGATGAAAGCATTAAACTTGATGAAGACTTAGATGTAGACTTCAAAAAAGTAAATTTTGATAGTGAAAACAGTAGAAATATTAATTCTAATAAATTAACAACAGATGATATTTCAGCTAACGCTCAACCAATAAGCAATAAGAAGGCATCAAGTAAAAGAAAAGTTCTTAAAAATTATGAGGATAAACTTATCCATAGTAAGGATAAATTCCAAGACAAAATCAACGAGAAAGAGTCTAAGCGAATCCAGACAAGTGAAGATAAACCTATCGAAGCAGAGAAAAGCAAGAGAATATATAGAAAAGATAAGCTTGTTAAAGATGAAGTGAGCAAGAACGACAGTAATGCTAATATCGATAAAAAGCGAAAACAGAAACTTTATCAAGAAAAGAAGTTTAGAGATAAGGAGAAAATTTCTAAAGAAAAAGATAAAGAAAATAAGCTAAACGAAGTTGATACAGATAAAACTTTTGATAATCCTGAGTTTAAAGACAATAATCAAGAATTTATAAAAGATGAAAAAGAAACAAGCCTTAAACCTTCAGAACAAAAGAAAGTTAATAAAAAGAAGACTTACTACAAGAGAAAAAATTATGAAAGTGATAAATTTACTCGAAAGAAAATCGATGACTTAAAAAATGAATCTAAGAAAGTTACACCGAAAGATTCTAAGAAGGCACAAGATGTTAAAGACTTTATATCAGATAAAAAGATTGGAGAGCTTGAAAAGTCTAAAAGCAAGCTAAAGGATAATATTTTAAAGAATAAAACTAAAGGAAGTCTATCTTCTGGGGTTTTATTATCTGGAGCTAAGTCATCAGAGTTAGTGAGAGATTATTTAAGTTCAGGATCTGATAATACTGGTGTAGAATCTGGAGAAAAGGCCGCTAATGTAAGCTCTAAACTTCAGCATGGAATAAGGAAGTATAAGTTAGACAAAAAGAAAAAGTCATTAAAAAAGCTATCTACACTTGATAAGAAAATAAGAAATAGAAAAAGCAAGTTGGAGTTTAAAAGTGGCTTGGAAGATTTAAAAAAGTCAGACTCCTATATAAAGAAAAATAGATTTAAGAAGTTTTACCAAAGAAAACAAATGAAAAGCATGATAGCTAAAAAGCACGAAACAAGACTGGTAGATAGAGTTAAAAAAGCTATTTTAAGTTTAGGTAAGGCTTCTAAAGAGCTAATCGTAAGAAAAAGTAAGATGGTTCTATTTCTAGTAATAGGACTAGGTCTTATGCTATCAATCATGATTGGTGGTGGAAGTGTTGGTATGAGTGGATTAAGTAACTCTGTTAACTCAGTAATGACAACAACATACCTATCACAAGATACAGTTCTAAGTGAAGTTAATCAAGAATTTTCATCAATGGTGTATGACCTACAATCACAAATCGAAAGTGTAAAAACAAGTCATCCTGGATATGACGAATATATTATAAATAAAGATGGAGAAATTGGTCATAATACCCATGAACTTTTATCCTATATAACTTCAAGATGTGGTGAAGTAAAATCAGCATCTGAAGTAAAAGGAATTTTAAAAGAGCTTTTCGATAAAATGTATAAGCTTGATTTTAAGGAAGAAATCGAAATTAGAACAAGAACAGTAGAAAGAACTAGATATGATAGTCGTGGTAATCCCTATACTAGCTATGAAAAAGAAGAGTACGAATATAAAAAGTTAATTGTAACTTTAAAGAAAAGAGAAATGGATGAAGTTGTTAGGGAAATATTTAAAGATTATCCAGACAATGTAGTTCATTATGAAGCTCTTCTTGAAGCTAAGGGAAATATGGGAGATGTTTTTGGATCAGGTAATGGGGACTTAGGAGAAATAGTAGATAATCCAAACTTTGGAAATCCTGGTCTTGCTTTTGATTCAGCTACTGCCAAAGCCTTATTTAATGAAGCAGAAAAACATATAGGCAAAAGATATGTGTTTGGAGCAAGTGGACCATCTAACTTTGACTGCTCAGGTTTTGTATGTTGGTCATTTACAAAGTCTGGTGTAAAGAGAATGCCAAGAACAACTGCATGGAGAATATACAAAGACTATTGTAACCCAGTCAGTCCAAGTGAAGCTCAACCTGGAGATATTATATTTTTCCATTCAACATATAACAGTGGAACACCAATATCTCACGTAGGAATATACGCAGGTAATGGAATGATGATTCACGCAGGAGATCCAATTCAATACACATCAATAAATTCAAAATATTGGAAATCACACTTTTATGGTTTTGGAAGACCTAGATAG